A DNA window from Phragmites australis chromosome 11, lpPhrAust1.1, whole genome shotgun sequence contains the following coding sequences:
- the LOC133885328 gene encoding uncharacterized protein LOC133885328, protein MFTMASAGCKEEREPGLFVKQGSKIHSKMLSKEAAAQLSVPSFRVYYSVASAGAVPFLWESQPGTPKNDSTSAAALRPLTPPPSYYTAGRGGAGRSKKRRRPGLIGAILRITLLRRPGRTTPCSSSWSSSSSSTMSSVFTVQSSPAAGGSHGHRRTLSAGADEDAEAAARCFGMERDCCERGMVKGCGVAVAVRNALATVVGGKPGRRATTSSSA, encoded by the coding sequence ATGTTCACCATGGCAAGTGCCGGCTGCAAGGAGGAGCGGGAGCCTGGCCTCTTCGTGAAGCAGGGGAGCAAGATCCACTCCAAGATGCTCTCCAAGGAGGCGGCCGCCCAGCTCTCCGTGCCGTCGTTCCGGGTCTACTACAGCGTGGCTTCGGCCGGCGCCGTGCCCTTCCTGTGGGAGTCGCAGCCGGGCACGCCCAAGAACGACTCGACCTCCGCGGCCGCGCTCCGGCCGCTCACACCACCGCCGTCCTACTACACCGCCGGCAGAGGCGGCGCCGGCCGGTCCAAGAAGCGCCGGCGGCCCGGCCTCATCGGCGCCATACTCAGGATCACCCTCCTCCGGAGACCGGGACGGACGACGCCGTGCTCTTCCTCctggtcgtcgtcgtcgtcgtccaccATGTCGTCGGTGTTCACCGTGCAGTCGTCGCCCGCCGCTGGGGGTTCCCACGGCCACAGGCGCACGCTCTCGGCCGGCGCTGACGAGGACGCGGAAGCCGCAGCGCGGTGCTTCGGGATGGAGCGCGACTGCTGCGAGAGGGGGATGGTGAAGGGGTGCGGCGTCGCGGTGGCCGTCAGGAACGCGCTTGCCACGGTCGTCGGCGGCAAGCCCGGCCGGCGAGCCACCACCAGCTCATCAGCATAG